Proteins from a single region of Colias croceus chromosome Z, ilColCroc2.1:
- the LOC123705168 gene encoding surfeit locus protein 1: protein MIGGLSKLSRTFLQNNSSKRATINIVRSNTSFNRGQSIKLQKIRDKEPGEIFKWILMVIPAGSFGLGCWQVYRLQWKLELIDAMQSKTNASPVDMPLDFEELKKMEYRPVKVRGEFLHDKEILIGPRALIESDSHMQRTGSLVSDPKKNQGWLVVTPFKLAETGEVILINRGWIPQHMRPKEKRQPSMVTGEIELTGTVRLTETRGPFMPKNNPIKGSWFYRDLHQMSAYLDCAPVWLDAKGIPDPPEGWPLPNQTRVNLRNEHMSYLITWYMLSAFTAVMWHRYFIRKLPLL from the exons ATGATAGGTGGTCTAAGTAAATTGAGCCGGACTTTTCTCCAAAATAATAGCTCTAAAAGAGCTACAATTAACATCGTTAGATCAAACACGAGCTTTAATCGTGggcaatcaataaaattgcaGAAAATAAGAGACAAGGAGCCTGGTGAAATATTTAAGTGGATCCTTAtg GTAATACCAGCTGGTTCATTTGGTCTAGGCTGTTGGCAAGTATATCGTCTGCAATGGAAACTAGAACTTATAGATGCCATGCAATCAAAAACGAATGCATCACCAGTGGACATGCCCCTTGA TTTTGaagaacttaaaaaaatggaaTACCGACCTGTTAAGGTCAGAGGGGAATTTCTTCATGACAAAGAAATTTTAATAGGGCCAAGAGCCTTAATTGAAAGCGATAGTCATATGCAAAGAACTGGCTCTCTTGTATCAGATCCTAAGAAGAATCAAGGGTGGCTTGTAGTCACACCATTCAAATTGGCTGAAACTGg aGAGGTCATATTAATAAACAGAGGTTGGATACCACAACACATGCGCCCCAAAGAAAAAAGGCAGCCATCAATGGTAACTGGTGAAATAGAACTCACTGGTACAGTAAGGCTTACTGAAACAAGAGGACCCTTTATGCCTAAAAATAATCCAATAAAGGGTTCATGGTTTTATAG GGACTTACACCAGATGAGCGCATACTTGGATTGCGCTCCAGTGTGGTTGGACGCTAAAGGAATCCCAGACCCACCGGAAGGCTGGCCGTTACCAAACCAGACGAGGGTCAACCTACGGAACGAGCACATGTCGTATTTAATTACATGGTATATGTTATCTGCATTTACTGCCGTGATGTGGCACCGTTACTTTATAAGGAAACTCCCTCtcttgtaa